Below is a window of Deinococcus fonticola DNA.
AAAGTGCCCAAGTCGGCCCCACCTACAATTCGGTCTCTTGAACCTACGCTAAGGACGGGCTTGTTGACCTGGACGGCTTGACTGAGACCCATTGTGAGGCTCCCAGTCCAAGACACAACGCTAAGGAGATTCAGTCCTCTGGGACGATCATTTTTTCGTTCAACTTCTCAAAAACGGATTATGTTGCGCCTCGTCATGGGAATTGCTGTGCAGCGTGTCAAAGTTGCGCTTTTGCAAAATACCTGAATACTTACTCATCTGTTACATTGAACGAGTCTGACCTGCTCAGGCCGCCATGACCCGCGAACCACAGGAGATCAACATGACGACCCGAACAAAAGCCACCAATAACGCACTCTACGTCGCCACCCTGGTGCTGGCTGCGCTGGCTGGGGCATTGCTTTACTACATTGCCAAACGTCCCACGCCACGCGAACCCTTAACCACTTCCGTCGCCGAACGCCTGATCCGACCTGACAGTCCCAGCCTCGGGCCAGCAGATGCCAAAGTGACCATCGTGGAGTTCTTCGACCCGGAATGCGAAGCCTGCCGCGCCGTGGAACCGGCCCTGATGGAACTGATGCAGAAGTACAACGGGCAGGTGCGCCTGGTTGCGCGGTACTTCCCGCTGCACGCCAATTCCACGCTGGCGGCGGGCCTGATCGAAGCGGCAGCCCAGGACAGCGCTGATAAACGCTGGCGCATGCGTGATTACCTGTTCGAGAAGCAGGGAGAATGGGGCGAGAAACAGCAGCCGCAGACCAATTTGTTCCTTGAATACGCCGAGAACATGGGCCTAGACCGTGCAAAAGCGCAGGCCACGATGGAATCCGACGCGGTGAAGGAACTGCTGGCCCGTGACCGTCAGGACGGCGAAGCGGTGGGTGTGACCGGAACGCCGAGCTTCTTTGTGAATGGTCAGCCGCTCCCCGAACTGAGCCTCACTGCCCTGGAAGGTGCAATTAAAACCGCTCTGGAAGATTAATTTCAGCATGAGAATGACCTGGTATAGAGTTGCTCTGATACGGATTTGAACTTTACTTCGGGCCTCCAGGAAAAGCGCCCGGATGCCCTTCGCGCCGTTCAAATCCGTCGTTTCTTCCACTCGCATCTGCTCGGATGAACAAAAGTGATCCCACTTTTATTCATCGAAGCCGTATGACTCCCTCTGCTCACTCACCCTTTCACTTCCCGCTGAGGGTAATCACGGTGTCCTTGCCCTCCTGCACGGCGGTGTAAAACAACTCGGCTGGCACGCTGCGGCCCAGGAACACCGAGTAGTTATTGCGGCCTCTCAGTTCGTCTTCCAGCAGCACGTATCCGGCGCGTTTCAACGGTTCCATCAAGGCGAGTGGTTGCCAGCCTGTCAGTCGGTACTGTTCCACACGCGTCAGGCCCTCCCTGACTTCCTGGCGGTAACTGGCTGATTGGGGACATTCCTGAGTCATTCCCGCAGGAACTGGAAAAAGCCCGTTCCAGACCAGGCCGGGTTGCTCAAGGCAGTACATCACCTGCCTGCGTTGCTTCACGCCGAAAAAATACGCGCCCAGGGCAACCACGCTCAGGCCCAGGGCGGCGGAAAGAACCCTATTCGCGGGCGTGTTCAAGGGCGTTCTCGATCAGGGTGGTGACGTGGCTGTCCAGCAGGCGGTAGTACACCACGCGGCCTTCCTTGCGGGACGTGACCACCCGCCCGGTTCGCAGCAGGCGAAGCTGGTGACTGACGGCACTCTCGGTGATGCCCACCACGGCGGCTAGGTCGCACACGCACAGTTCGCTGGCGTGCAGGGCGCTCACCATTTTCAGGCGGGTCTGATCCGCCACCAGTTTCAGGAAGGACGTGGCCCGGTCAACACAGAGTTCGTCCGGTAGGGCCTGTTTTGCTTTCGCCACCGACTCCGGGTGAACGCAGGCCACTTCACACACGTCGTCAGGCTGGGTCACGGAGGCAGGCACCACTCCATTGTAAGGCGCGGCGGTCATTCCATCACCGCCAGCACGTCCTGCGCGACCCGTGCCGTGTCGGTGGTCACCTGCGAGTAATCCCACACCAGTCGCCTGTTCCCGTCCGCGTCCACCAGGTACGTTCCGGTGGTGTGATTGACCTGGTAGTCCAGTCCTTTGGCGTCCACGTACTGATACCCCACGCCCCAGGCTTTTGCCGCCTCGGTCAATTGAGGTTCGGGGATGATCATGCCTTTGGCGTGCGGATTGAAGTATTTGACGTATTCGTTCAGTTTGCTTACGGTGTCACGTTTCGGATCAACCGACACCAGCAGTGGCACGAAGTTTGCCTGCTTCTCTTTCGGAAGCGTCTGCCGCACCCGTTCCAACGCTGCCAGGGTGGTGGGGCAGAAATTCGGGCAGTTCAGGAACCCGAAGAACACCGCCACCGTCTTGCCTTTCAGGTCACTCAGGGCCAGCGGCTGACCGTCCTCGCCTGTACCCACCAGGGCCGGGGCTGGGCTTTGCCTGTCGTAGGCCGTGCCGAAGAACGACAGCGGATTGGTCATGCGGTCATAGATCAGTACACTGCCCAGCAGGGCCGACACGGCGAGTAAAGCCAGGGTGGCGGACTTCTTCCATGAACGCGGCGCAGTGGTGGTTTCAGTCGGTTCAATCATTTCAGGGGTGGTCACGGGTGAATCTCCATGTGTCCGCCAGCGTGCGAATTGGAGGCTTCTATCTGCACGGTGACGTGTTCAATCTCGTACTGCTCGGCCAGTTCAGCGACTTGAGCGGTCAGGTTAACAGCAGGGTCAGGGCTAACGAGGTGAACCGTGAGGTTGTTCTCGCCACTGGTGACGCTCCAGACGTGCAGATCGTGGACTTCCTGCACACCGGGTAAAGCCGCGATCTCGGCCCGCAGGGCATCCAGGTCAAGGCCGTCCGGCACGCCTTCGAGCAGCACATTCACGCTGGCCTTGAGCAGCGTCCAGGTGCGCGGCAGCACCCACAGGCCGATCAGTGCGCCCAGCACCGGGTCAATCCAAGTGAGGCCCGTGAAGCGAATCAGGATGGCCCCGAGGATCACCGCCACCGAACCGAGCAGGTCACCCATCACCTCCAGGTAAGCCGATTTGACGTTCAGGCTGCCTTCACTGCCGCCCACCAGCACGCGGGCGCTGATGATGTTCACGACCAACCCCAGCGTGGCGACGATCAGCATGGGGGTGGTCTGCACGTCCACGGGTTCATTCAGGCGTTTGTACGCCTCGAACAGGATGTAAAACCCGATGGCAAACAGCGCCCCGGCATTCAATGCGGCGGCCAGAATCTCCGTGCGGCGATACCCGAAAGTGCGGCGCTTGTCCGCTGCCCGCTGGCCCATCCTGATGGCGAAAAGGGACAGGGCCAGGGCGGCCACGTCGGTCAGCATGTGTCCAGCGTCCGAGAGCAGTGCCAGACTGCCGGACAGGATGCCGTACACGACTTCCACCACCAGAAAAGTTCCGGTGAGGGCCAGCGCAATCGTGAGTTGACGGGCGTTGGCGTCCTTGCCGTGACTGTGGCCCCCACTGTGACTGTGACCTTCAGCCATGATCCATGTTCTCCATCTCTGAATTATCCGGCTCTGAATGATCCGGCTCTGAATGATCCGGCGTGGTGGACGGCGTGATTGACCGTTCCTTCAGCAGCGCGTCTATGGTGCGAATCTCGGCGGATTGCGAGGACACCACCCGCTGAGCAAAGGAACGCACCAGCGGCTCTTGCCCGGTGTTCAGCACGCTCTGTGCCATCCTGACCCCGCCCAGGTGGTGTTCTCGCATCAGCAGCAGGAACTGGGCTTCGGCTTCCCTGACCGGGAGCGTGTCCAGACT
It encodes the following:
- a CDS encoding DsbA family protein, which produces MTTRTKATNNALYVATLVLAALAGALLYYIAKRPTPREPLTTSVAERLIRPDSPSLGPADAKVTIVEFFDPECEACRAVEPALMELMQKYNGQVRLVARYFPLHANSTLAAGLIEAAAQDSADKRWRMRDYLFEKQGEWGEKQQPQTNLFLEYAENMGLDRAKAQATMESDAVKELLARDRQDGEAVGVTGTPSFFVNGQPLPELSLTALEGAIKTALED
- a CDS encoding ArsR/SmtB family transcription factor, yielding MTAAPYNGVVPASVTQPDDVCEVACVHPESVAKAKQALPDELCVDRATSFLKLVADQTRLKMVSALHASELCVCDLAAVVGITESAVSHQLRLLRTGRVVTSRKEGRVVYYRLLDSHVTTLIENALEHARE
- a CDS encoding SCO family protein; this encodes MTTPEMIEPTETTTAPRSWKKSATLALLAVSALLGSVLIYDRMTNPLSFFGTAYDRQSPAPALVGTGEDGQPLALSDLKGKTVAVFFGFLNCPNFCPTTLAALERVRQTLPKEKQANFVPLLVSVDPKRDTVSKLNEYVKYFNPHAKGMIIPEPQLTEAAKAWGVGYQYVDAKGLDYQVNHTTGTYLVDADGNRRLVWDYSQVTTDTARVAQDVLAVME
- a CDS encoding cation diffusion facilitator family transporter encodes the protein MAEGHSHSGGHSHGKDANARQLTIALALTGTFLVVEVVYGILSGSLALLSDAGHMLTDVAALALSLFAIRMGQRAADKRRTFGYRRTEILAAALNAGALFAIGFYILFEAYKRLNEPVDVQTTPMLIVATLGLVVNIISARVLVGGSEGSLNVKSAYLEVMGDLLGSVAVILGAILIRFTGLTWIDPVLGALIGLWVLPRTWTLLKASVNVLLEGVPDGLDLDALRAEIAALPGVQEVHDLHVWSVTSGENNLTVHLVSPDPAVNLTAQVAELAEQYEIEHVTVQIEASNSHAGGHMEIHP